The following coding sequences lie in one Listeria ivanovii subsp. londoniensis genomic window:
- a CDS encoding ABC transporter permease, with amino-acid sequence MNFFKRAWLSMKARKGRSVLQLIIFTVVCVLILSGFTIQSAADKASELAREQLGGTVTLTVDQEKQMKAAQEKAASSDSSSEDARPKFESNPIDVSDANDLAKLTHVASYNYYSSTQALASGFDPIESSGDTSSDDSSTTNQGPGGGDSNAPQMMDADLSISGLLDSATSTDFEAGTSELTSGVAITADDTNKNVAMVEETLADQNGWKVGDSFTVTSSDGATKVKLKIVGIYKTSDSGSDMAQNFSFLNPYNKVYVPYTVANTIKGSDYKNTVDSAVYTMDDAANITAFEKEAKKVDSIDWDTFKLDANDTLYQQMIGPINSVASFSKNVVYIVSIAGALILGLLVMMQVRDRKYEMGVLLAIGEKRGKLVAQFFVEILMVALVSFGLAAASSHYVAQIAGNQLLSQQNSSATSETSSTENRGPGGGGGQGGPGGFSQSVSNLTQNTEQIKELDIQVTLEDMLKMGGIGIGIAFISVLLPAALVLRMNPKTILTKQE; translated from the coding sequence ATGAATTTTTTTAAGAGGGCATGGCTCAGCATGAAAGCGAGAAAAGGAAGATCTGTTTTACAATTAATTATTTTCACAGTTGTCTGTGTACTTATTTTATCAGGCTTTACCATTCAATCCGCTGCAGATAAAGCGAGCGAATTAGCAAGAGAGCAGCTTGGGGGAACGGTGACGCTAACTGTAGACCAAGAAAAACAAATGAAAGCAGCACAAGAGAAAGCTGCTAGTAGTGATAGTAGTTCAGAAGATGCAAGGCCAAAATTTGAAAGCAACCCAATTGATGTAAGTGATGCTAATGATTTAGCCAAATTAACGCATGTAGCAAGTTATAATTATTATTCTAGTACACAAGCACTTGCATCAGGTTTTGATCCAATTGAATCTTCTGGTGATACTTCAAGCGATGATTCATCTACAACAAATCAAGGTCCAGGTGGCGGCGACAGTAACGCTCCCCAAATGATGGATGCTGATTTAAGTATTAGTGGTTTACTTGATTCTGCCACTTCCACTGATTTTGAAGCAGGAACAAGTGAATTAACAAGTGGCGTGGCAATTACAGCAGATGACACTAACAAAAATGTCGCAATGGTAGAAGAAACTTTAGCGGATCAAAATGGTTGGAAAGTAGGAGATTCCTTTACAGTTACTTCTAGTGACGGCGCAACAAAAGTCAAATTAAAAATTGTTGGTATTTATAAAACAAGTGATTCTGGCAGTGATATGGCTCAAAATTTCTCTTTCTTAAACCCATACAATAAAGTTTATGTTCCTTATACAGTGGCAAATACAATTAAAGGATCTGATTACAAAAATACAGTAGATTCCGCTGTATACACAATGGACGACGCGGCAAACATTACAGCATTTGAAAAAGAAGCGAAAAAAGTAGATAGCATTGACTGGGATACATTTAAATTAGATGCGAATGATACGCTTTATCAACAAATGATTGGACCGATTAATAGCGTGGCTTCGTTCTCTAAAAATGTCGTTTATATTGTCAGTATTGCAGGCGCATTAATTTTAGGATTGCTTGTGATGATGCAAGTTCGTGATCGCAAATACGAAATGGGTGTATTACTCGCAATCGGTGAAAAACGTGGTAAGTTAGTCGCGCAATTCTTTGTGGAAATTTTAATGGTAGCTCTAGTGTCCTTTGGGTTAGCTGCGGCAAGTAGTCATTATGTTGCACAAATTGCTGGTAATCAACTACTTTCACAACAAAATTCATCTGCGACATCAGAAACAAGCAGTACTGAAAATCGCGGACCAGGTGGCGGTGGAGGCCAAGGTGGACCAGGCGGATTCTCACAAAGCGTTAGTAATTTGACACAAAACACTGAACAAATTAAAGAACTTGATATTCAAGTGACGTTAGAAGATATGCTGAAAATGGGTGGGATTGGCATTGGAATTGCCTTTATCTCAGTTTTATTACCAGCAGCACTAGTTCTTCGGATGAATCCAAAAACAATTTTAACTAAACAGGAGTAG
- the pieR gene encoding two component system response regulator PieR: MKLLMIEDNVSVCEMIEMFFMKEEINATFVHDGKLGYETFLKEDFDIAIIDLMLPNMDGMTICRKIREVSDMPIIILTAKESESDQVLGLEMGADDYVTKPFSPLTLMARIKAVTRRKNSSTLAETDEDILETTYFKISKRTREIFYQGELLDALTPKEFDLLYFLMKHPRQVFSREQLLEQVWGYQFYGDERTVDVHIKRLRQKIATETKPFLHTIWGVGYKFDETE; encoded by the coding sequence ATGAAACTACTTATGATTGAAGATAACGTGAGTGTATGTGAAATGATTGAAATGTTTTTCATGAAAGAAGAAATTAATGCCACGTTTGTGCATGATGGCAAACTAGGCTATGAGACTTTTTTAAAAGAAGACTTTGATATCGCCATTATTGATTTAATGCTTCCGAACATGGATGGAATGACTATCTGCCGAAAAATCCGCGAAGTCAGTGATATGCCGATTATTATTTTAACGGCGAAAGAATCCGAATCTGATCAAGTGCTTGGGCTTGAAATGGGCGCTGATGATTATGTTACTAAACCATTTAGTCCCCTTACTTTGATGGCACGAATAAAAGCAGTAACTCGTCGTAAAAATAGTTCAACTTTAGCAGAAACAGATGAGGATATTCTAGAAACAACCTATTTTAAAATTAGCAAACGAACTCGAGAAATTTTTTATCAAGGTGAATTACTGGATGCATTAACACCGAAAGAATTTGACTTGCTTTATTTTTTGATGAAACACCCAAGACAGGTTTTCTCAAGAGAACAGTTGCTAGAGCAAGTCTGGGGTTACCAATTTTACGGAGACGAACGAACAGTTGATGTTCATATTAAACGTTTACGCCAAAAAATCGCTACAGAAACAAAGCCATTTTTACACACTATTTGGGGTGTAGGCTATAAATTCGATGAAACGGAATGA